The following proteins are encoded in a genomic region of Pseudodesulfovibrio mercurii:
- a CDS encoding P-II family nitrogen regulator, with amino-acid sequence MKEVIAVVRMNMMNKTKSALTEAGVDAFFAHEAQGRGKGFVNAAIVSGVEQGYEEAAEVLGEKGKLYAKRMVTVVVPDDMVEDVVQAIMAANRTGKPGDGKIFVLPVGDAVRVRTHETGEKAIA; translated from the coding sequence ATGAAGGAAGTCATCGCAGTGGTGCGCATGAACATGATGAACAAGACCAAGTCCGCCCTCACCGAAGCCGGTGTGGATGCCTTCTTCGCCCACGAGGCGCAGGGCCGCGGCAAGGGGTTCGTCAATGCGGCCATCGTCTCCGGAGTGGAGCAGGGCTACGAGGAAGCGGCCGAAGTGCTGGGCGAGAAGGGCAAGCTCTACGCCAAGCGCATGGTGACCGTGGTCGTGCCCGACGACATGGTGGAGGACGTGGTTCAGGCCATCATGGCCGCCAACCGGACCGGCAAGCCCGGCGACGGCAAGATCTTCGTCCTGCCCGTCGGTGACGCCGTGCGCGTCAGAACCCATGAAACCGGTGAAAAGGCGATCGCTTAG
- a CDS encoding P-II family nitrogen regulator — protein MMIMIRAIVRPEKADDVLAALMDNGFPAVTKYSVAGRGKQRGIKIGEVTYDEIPKTMLMSVVNAEDKEFVINTIMDAARSGTKGAFGDGKIFVTEVEGVYTISSGVNETAAASEGAA, from the coding sequence ATGATGATCATGATTCGAGCAATTGTTCGGCCCGAGAAAGCGGACGACGTGTTGGCCGCCCTTATGGACAACGGCTTTCCCGCCGTCACCAAGTACTCCGTGGCCGGTCGCGGCAAGCAGCGCGGCATCAAGATCGGCGAGGTCACCTATGACGAGATCCCCAAAACCATGCTCATGAGCGTCGTCAACGCCGAGGACAAGGAATTCGTCATCAACACCATCATGGACGCCGCCCGCTCCGGCACCAAGGGCGCCTTCGGCGACGGCAAGATCTTCGTCACCGAAGTGGAAGGTGTCTACACCATCAGCTCCGGCGTCAACGAGACCGCCGCAGCCAGCGAGGGGGCCGCGTAA
- the nifH gene encoding nitrogenase iron protein, with the protein MRKVAIYGKGGIGKSTTTQNTVAGLAEMGRKVMVVGCDPKADSTRLLLGGLAQKSVLDTLREEGEDVELEDIRKPGYGGTWCVESGGPEPGVGCAGRGIITSINMLESLGAYEESEGLDYAFYDVLGDVVCGGFAMPIRDGKAQEIYIVCSGEMMAMYAANNICKGIMKYAESGGVRLGGLICNSRNTDREAELITELASKLGTQMIYFVPRDNDVQRAEINRKTVIEWDGTVPQANEYRGLAKAIDENQMFTIPKPLQIEDLEQLLMDYGIMEA; encoded by the coding sequence ATGAGGAAAGTAGCGATTTACGGAAAGGGCGGCATCGGCAAGTCCACCACCACTCAGAACACGGTTGCCGGCCTGGCTGAAATGGGCCGCAAGGTCATGGTCGTCGGTTGCGACCCCAAGGCCGACTCCACCCGCCTGCTGCTCGGCGGCCTGGCCCAGAAGTCCGTGCTCGACACCCTTCGCGAAGAAGGCGAGGACGTGGAACTCGAAGACATCCGCAAGCCCGGTTACGGCGGGACCTGGTGTGTTGAGTCCGGCGGCCCGGAGCCCGGTGTCGGCTGTGCCGGTCGCGGCATCATCACTTCCATCAACATGCTCGAGTCCCTGGGCGCCTACGAGGAGTCCGAGGGTCTGGACTACGCCTTCTACGACGTCCTCGGCGACGTTGTCTGCGGCGGCTTCGCCATGCCCATCCGCGACGGCAAGGCCCAGGAAATCTACATCGTCTGCTCCGGCGAGATGATGGCCATGTACGCGGCCAACAACATCTGCAAGGGCATCATGAAGTACGCGGAATCCGGCGGCGTCCGTCTGGGCGGCCTGATCTGCAACTCCCGCAACACCGACCGCGAGGCCGAATTGATCACCGAGCTGGCCTCCAAGCTGGGCACCCAGATGATCTACTTCGTGCCCCGCGACAACGACGTCCAGCGCGCCGAAATCAACCGCAAGACGGTCATCGAGTGGGACGGCACCGTGCCCCAGGCCAACGAGTATCGCGGCCTGGCCAAGGCCATCGACGAGAACCAGATGTTCACCATCCCCAAGCCGCTGCAGATCGAAGACCTCGAGCAGCTGCTCATGGACTACGGCATCATGGAAGCCTAG
- a CDS encoding LeuA family protein, with product MLIDTTLREGAQLFGAYFSMEARERIVSGLLSIGVDEIELGWVGQEGLDELIHRIGKRRGRTALSVWSPCREADIRKASGLKVDRINIGVPVSDLHIENRLRTDREGLLERLARTVLAARLLGMDYVSVGLEDLSRADTDFALKAAGLAQDVGAARVRLSDSLGLLTPMKTAELVAAFQRKLDIDLAVHCHDDFGMATANAVTALSSGADYADGSVLGIGERSGIAATEELATYLTLKEESHAYKVEDLRGLCHFVSQAAGVPIPRTKAIAGKDIFACESGLHAHALSKSPELFEPFDPGRIGADRMVAVGGKSGRAAVAHALADRGLELPEQGLPALVDEVRKLAWELERPLTDKELTKLVKN from the coding sequence ATGTTGATCGACACCACACTCAGGGAAGGAGCGCAGCTCTTCGGGGCCTACTTCTCCATGGAGGCCCGGGAACGGATCGTGTCCGGCTTGCTGTCCATCGGCGTGGACGAGATCGAGCTGGGCTGGGTCGGCCAGGAGGGCCTGGACGAACTCATCCATAGAATAGGGAAACGGCGCGGCCGGACCGCCCTGTCCGTCTGGTCGCCCTGCCGCGAGGCGGACATCCGCAAGGCCTCGGGCCTGAAGGTGGACCGCATCAACATCGGCGTGCCCGTTTCCGACCTGCACATCGAAAACCGACTCCGGACCGACCGCGAGGGGCTTCTGGAACGCCTGGCCCGCACCGTGCTCGCGGCCCGGCTCTTGGGGATGGATTACGTGTCCGTCGGCCTGGAGGACCTCTCCAGGGCCGACACGGACTTCGCCCTGAAGGCGGCCGGACTGGCCCAGGACGTGGGCGCGGCCCGCGTGCGCCTGTCCGACTCCCTGGGGCTGCTCACCCCGATGAAGACCGCTGAACTGGTCGCCGCCTTCCAGCGGAAACTGGACATCGACCTGGCCGTGCACTGCCACGACGACTTCGGCATGGCCACGGCCAACGCGGTCACCGCCCTGTCCAGCGGCGCGGACTACGCCGACGGCAGCGTGCTCGGCATCGGCGAACGGTCCGGCATCGCGGCCACCGAGGAGCTGGCCACCTACCTGACGCTCAAGGAGGAAAGTCATGCATACAAGGTTGAAGACCTTCGCGGCCTCTGCCATTTCGTTTCTCAAGCTGCCGGGGTGCCGATTCCCCGAACCAAGGCGATCGCGGGCAAGGACATTTTCGCTTGCGAGTCCGGCCTTCACGCGCACGCCCTCAGCAAGTCGCCTGAGCTTTTCGAGCCCTTCGATCCCGGCCGCATCGGCGCGGACCGGATGGTCGCGGTTGGCGGCAAGAGTGGGCGAGCGGCGGTCGCCCACGCCCTTGCGGACCGTGGGCTCGAGCTCCCCGAGCAGGGACTCCCGGCCCTTGTGGACGAAGTAAGGAAGCTGGCCTGGGAGCTGGAACGCCCCCTGACCGACAAGGAACTGACCAAGCTGGTCAAGAACTAG
- the modB gene encoding molybdate ABC transporter permease subunit — protein sequence MDFTALLITGKLALAVTPLLLALCMPLAYWLAMSRAPGKRFVEAACNLPMVLPPTVLGFGLLMVMSPASPFGAAWEALFGSPLPFSFSGLVLGSLAYSLPFGVLPMRAAFEKIDPGIVEAARCSGMTHVQAFRHVILPNAMGGVTASAALIFAHTVGEFGVALMLGGSIPGRTKVASIAIFEHTESLEYGQAGMLSLALLVVSYATLLFIGRHGLAGRPAPARTPADVRSRRRAFQDTQRGFHADHIHAVR from the coding sequence ATGGACTTCACCGCGCTCCTGATCACCGGCAAGCTGGCCCTGGCGGTCACGCCCCTGCTGCTCGCCCTGTGCATGCCCCTGGCCTACTGGCTGGCCATGTCGCGCGCGCCGGGCAAACGCTTCGTCGAGGCGGCCTGCAACCTGCCCATGGTCCTGCCGCCCACGGTGCTCGGCTTCGGTCTGCTCATGGTCATGAGCCCGGCGTCCCCCTTCGGCGCGGCCTGGGAAGCCCTGTTCGGCTCTCCCCTGCCCTTTTCCTTTTCCGGGCTGGTTCTCGGTTCCCTGGCCTACAGCCTGCCCTTCGGGGTTCTGCCCATGCGCGCCGCCTTCGAGAAGATCGATCCCGGCATCGTGGAGGCGGCCCGCTGCTCGGGCATGACCCACGTCCAGGCCTTCCGCCACGTCATCCTGCCCAACGCCATGGGCGGGGTCACAGCCTCGGCCGCGCTCATCTTCGCGCACACCGTGGGCGAGTTCGGCGTGGCCCTGATGCTCGGCGGGTCCATCCCCGGCCGGACCAAGGTGGCCTCCATCGCCATCTTCGAACACACCGAGTCCCTGGAATACGGCCAGGCGGGCATGCTCTCCCTGGCCCTGCTGGTCGTGAGCTACGCGACCCTGCTTTTCATCGGACGCCACGGCCTGGCCGGACGCCCCGCACCCGCAAGGACCCCGGCGGACGTCCGGTCCCGCCGCCGCGCCTTTCAAGATACCCAGAGAGGTTTCCATGCAGACCATATCCACGCAGTACGGTGA
- a CDS encoding dual specificity protein phosphatase family protein, with protein sequence MADTDLAYKVTWVTDQLGVGSAPMSYPQLEAIRAQGVDAILNLCGEFCDLHDIEKGAGFEVRYLPLEDEEAPGLIELEKTLEWLDEAIYLGKKVLIHCRHGIGRTGTVLNAYLLRRGLGHKLAGKALKKLKSKPANFVQWRTIRKYGKQSGQLTVREPSLEFKRLVDLSPFFNDYMELVQRVDESGQAVNGLACGLDHSQCCTTPVSLTLAEAVYISHRINQKLSGEERLKVIERAVAAAQAERRAVRDLGDGEDGEYCLSESGSVCPLLDDGKCRLFEHRPIQCRAFGLDQSDAGGLWGTLITPALGKISAEIWFAYTGAMVTGDMPHFALADVVSGKFVETVFRFMMQQGLE encoded by the coding sequence ATGGCTGATACCGATCTCGCCTACAAGGTCACTTGGGTCACGGACCAGCTCGGCGTGGGCAGCGCGCCCATGAGCTATCCCCAACTGGAGGCCATCCGCGCCCAGGGCGTGGACGCCATCCTCAACCTGTGCGGCGAGTTCTGCGACCTGCACGACATCGAGAAGGGCGCGGGCTTCGAGGTCCGCTACCTGCCGCTGGAGGACGAGGAGGCGCCGGGCCTGATCGAGCTGGAAAAGACCCTGGAGTGGCTCGACGAGGCCATCTACCTGGGCAAGAAGGTGCTCATCCACTGCCGCCACGGCATCGGCCGGACCGGCACGGTGCTTAACGCCTATCTCCTGCGGCGCGGCCTGGGCCACAAGCTCGCGGGGAAGGCCCTCAAGAAGCTCAAGAGCAAGCCCGCCAACTTCGTCCAGTGGCGGACCATCCGCAAGTACGGCAAGCAGTCCGGCCAGCTGACCGTGCGCGAGCCGTCCCTGGAATTCAAGCGGCTGGTGGACCTGTCGCCCTTCTTCAACGATTACATGGAGCTGGTCCAGCGGGTGGATGAGAGCGGCCAGGCGGTCAACGGCCTGGCCTGCGGCCTGGATCACAGCCAGTGCTGCACCACCCCGGTCTCCCTGACCCTGGCCGAGGCCGTGTACATCTCCCACCGCATCAACCAGAAGCTGTCCGGCGAGGAGCGCCTCAAGGTCATTGAGCGGGCCGTGGCCGCAGCCCAGGCCGAGCGCAGGGCGGTCCGCGACCTGGGCGACGGGGAGGACGGGGAGTACTGCCTGTCCGAGTCCGGCTCGGTCTGCCCCCTGCTCGACGACGGCAAGTGCCGGCTTTTCGAGCACCGGCCCATCCAGTGCCGCGCCTTCGGCCTGGACCAGAGCGACGCGGGAGGGCTGTGGGGCACGCTGATCACCCCCGCCCTGGGCAAGATCTCGGCGGAAATCTGGTTCGCCTACACCGGGGCCATGGTGACCGGCGACATGCCGCACTTCGCCCTGGCGGACGTGGTCTCCGGCAAGTTCGTGGAGACCGTGTTCCGGTTCATGATGCAGCAGGGCCTGGAATAG
- a CDS encoding PEP/pyruvate-binding domain-containing protein, whose amino-acid sequence MYLKQLFRHWTYQVFAPGTLLRRKYEAFKSLLAHDAVALELIADLEEMFYGKRLADRQRAVWMTNRLSAAVATMAGQLVEMNPTRYMDLPEYFRKIDFYVRMALELEQPEVGPPYILSLEEAGALPRLAGGKASNLGRAKSLEGIPVPPGFVVTANAFNYFIDFNGLGEEIEKRLRQMVVGDRDLLARLTAEMQELILAAEVPEEIARGIRFGVSEIIDGDDLIAVRSSALAEDGEISFAGQYASELNVQPNDVLEAYKRVLAGKYCPRAVAYRISNGLTDSETAMAVLVIPMVDADTAGVLYSRDPDCRGGEAMGVYGVHGLGHGLVDGSTSPDKAVLTRHETPRLDTSCTPDAGGLPSEASLVRLGRLAMRLEEAFGRPQDIEWAEDVTGELYILQTRPLQEEREEAQAGHAPLPVSTRPIAEGLERASTGAGCGTVYFASTGERIAQIPEGAVVVTPSLKPSLLTFIGRMNGVISATGSRASHFASVARESGVPVVVGDIKARLEPGQLVTVDGTGGAVYDGCVEAIMTRAREGRQVSERVIAQYAKVAPLTVRLNLTDPQDEDFTPMGCKSLHDVVRFCHEKSVNEMFAVMDKKGRGMHSAKRLETSLPLVMYVLDLGGGFFANAGEGKTVSPQDIKCGPMWALWYGLSDERVQWPSRLTAMDWEEFDKVSGGIFSFDSKLLASYGLISTDYLHLMVRFGYHFSVVDAICGPEQGANYINFRFKGGGAGFDQRLLRLEFIRRVLDRYGFETATRGDMIDAKCARLPENDIRRLLMRLGYLMAVTRLMDMRLDSEEQVDAEVERFIGDAESRDG is encoded by the coding sequence ATGTATCTCAAACAGCTCTTCAGGCACTGGACCTACCAGGTATTCGCTCCGGGCACCCTGCTCCGGCGCAAGTACGAGGCCTTCAAGTCCCTGCTTGCCCACGACGCCGTGGCCCTGGAACTGATCGCCGACCTGGAGGAGATGTTCTACGGCAAGCGGCTGGCCGATCGCCAGCGCGCGGTCTGGATGACCAACCGCTTGTCCGCGGCCGTGGCCACCATGGCCGGACAGCTGGTGGAGATGAACCCGACCCGGTACATGGACCTGCCCGAGTACTTCCGCAAGATCGACTTCTACGTGCGCATGGCGCTCGAGCTGGAGCAGCCCGAGGTGGGCCCGCCGTACATCCTCTCCCTGGAGGAGGCCGGCGCCCTGCCCAGGCTTGCGGGCGGCAAGGCCTCCAACCTGGGGCGGGCCAAGAGCCTGGAGGGCATCCCGGTGCCGCCCGGCTTCGTGGTCACGGCCAACGCCTTCAACTACTTCATCGACTTCAACGGCCTGGGCGAGGAGATCGAAAAGCGGCTGCGGCAGATGGTCGTGGGCGACCGCGACCTGCTGGCCCGGCTGACCGCCGAGATGCAGGAGCTCATCCTGGCCGCCGAGGTCCCGGAGGAGATCGCCCGGGGCATCCGCTTCGGGGTCTCGGAGATCATCGACGGCGACGACCTCATCGCGGTCCGTTCCAGCGCCCTGGCCGAGGACGGCGAGATATCCTTCGCCGGGCAGTACGCCTCGGAGCTGAACGTCCAGCCCAACGACGTGCTCGAAGCCTACAAACGCGTCCTGGCGGGCAAGTACTGCCCCCGCGCCGTGGCCTACCGCATCTCCAACGGGCTGACCGACAGCGAGACGGCCATGGCCGTGCTGGTCATCCCCATGGTCGATGCGGACACCGCGGGAGTGCTCTACTCCCGCGACCCGGACTGCCGGGGGGGCGAGGCCATGGGCGTTTACGGCGTGCACGGCCTGGGCCACGGCCTGGTGGACGGGTCCACCTCGCCGGACAAGGCCGTGCTGACCCGCCACGAGACCCCGCGCCTGGACACGAGCTGCACCCCGGACGCGGGCGGCCTGCCCTCGGAGGCGTCCCTGGTCCGCCTGGGCCGGCTGGCCATGCGGTTGGAGGAGGCCTTCGGGCGGCCCCAGGACATCGAGTGGGCCGAGGACGTCACCGGCGAGCTGTACATCCTCCAGACCCGCCCGCTCCAGGAGGAGCGCGAGGAGGCCCAGGCCGGGCACGCCCCCCTGCCCGTGTCCACGCGTCCCATCGCCGAGGGGTTGGAGCGCGCCTCCACGGGCGCGGGCTGCGGCACCGTGTATTTCGCCTCCACGGGCGAGCGCATCGCCCAGATTCCCGAGGGGGCCGTGGTCGTCACCCCGAGCCTCAAGCCGTCGCTGCTGACCTTCATCGGCCGGATGAACGGGGTCATCTCGGCCACGGGCAGCCGGGCCAGCCATTTCGCCTCGGTGGCCCGCGAATCGGGCGTGCCCGTGGTGGTCGGCGACATCAAGGCCCGGCTCGAGCCCGGCCAGCTGGTCACCGTGGACGGCACGGGCGGGGCCGTCTACGACGGCTGCGTGGAAGCGATCATGACCCGCGCGCGGGAGGGCCGCCAGGTCTCGGAGCGGGTTATCGCCCAGTACGCCAAGGTCGCGCCCCTGACCGTGCGTCTGAACCTGACAGATCCTCAGGACGAGGACTTCACCCCCATGGGCTGCAAGTCCCTGCACGACGTGGTCCGCTTCTGCCACGAGAAGTCGGTCAACGAGATGTTCGCCGTCATGGACAAGAAGGGGCGGGGCATGCACTCGGCCAAGCGGCTGGAGACCAGCCTGCCCCTGGTCATGTACGTCCTGGACCTGGGCGGCGGCTTCTTCGCCAACGCGGGCGAGGGCAAGACCGTCTCGCCCCAGGACATCAAGTGCGGTCCCATGTGGGCCCTTTGGTACGGGCTGTCCGACGAGCGCGTCCAGTGGCCCTCGCGGCTGACGGCCATGGACTGGGAGGAGTTCGACAAGGTCTCGGGCGGCATCTTCAGCTTCGATTCCAAGCTGCTGGCCAGCTACGGGCTGATCTCCACGGACTACCTGCATCTGATGGTCCGCTTCGGCTACCATTTCTCGGTGGTGGATGCCATCTGCGGGCCGGAACAGGGGGCCAACTACATCAATTTCCGCTTCAAGGGGGGCGGCGCGGGCTTCGACCAGCGCCTCCTGCGGCTGGAGTTCATCCGCCGGGTCCTGGACCGCTACGGGTTCGAGACGGCCACGCGGGGCGACATGATCGACGCCAAGTGCGCCCGGCTGCCCGAGAACGACATCCGGCGACTGCTCATGCGGCTGGGCTACCTCATGGCCGTGACCCGGCTCATGGACATGCGCCTGGACAGCGAGGAACAGGTGGACGCCGAGGTCGAGCGGTTCATCGGGGACGCGGAGTCGCGCGATGGCTGA
- a CDS encoding response regulator, which produces MANILVLDDISDAGMLVKRILERKGHKVWNFTEEEDALKHAASTAIDLAILDIKLKKMTGVEALEELKKVNPDMKAIMLTGYPTLETARESLRLGAQEYCVKPINKEELEAKVAEVLGDGE; this is translated from the coding sequence ATGGCGAATATATTGGTACTGGACGATATCTCCGACGCCGGGATGCTGGTCAAGCGCATCCTGGAGCGCAAGGGCCACAAGGTCTGGAACTTCACCGAGGAGGAGGACGCCCTGAAGCACGCGGCGTCCACGGCCATCGACTTGGCCATCCTCGACATCAAGCTCAAGAAGATGACCGGGGTGGAGGCCCTGGAGGAACTCAAGAAGGTCAACCCGGACATGAAGGCCATCATGCTGACCGGCTATCCCACCCTGGAGACCGCCCGCGAGTCCCTGCGGCTCGGGGCCCAGGAATACTGCGTCAAGCCCATCAACAAGGAGGAGCTGGAGGCCAAGGTGGCCGAGGTCCTCGGAGACGGGGAATAG
- a CDS encoding ATP-binding protein yields the protein MRFFPRLRFRTKLNLGMSAILVGMAVLLLPLVGSMSASSLVEESKKRGSALAEGLSVRAVDPMLARDFLRLKNMVDEQSTVEDVIYAFVQDKSGYVMVHTFQKGFPVDLIDANKVATGKSLNIQLLADGSRRIYDFAAPVLVSDGRLGTVRIGLSQSRIQMAVQRQLTLMAGLFAGALFLATSLGTVFARRVTARLALLRSHAEDMLTGNLDTISGPTWGVHCWEKQQCNTPQCPAYGETRRRCWYIAGTMCPDCNNEGNFQCRLQSCRHCPVYRENAGDEIQDLAETFDVMAMTLKSHIGELRDAERNLRDQQRLTRTILDVSPDRVSLVDATMRYRGCNKSFAESVGMSLAEIEGKTDFDLFPEAEAEKRHMAARDILQSGRRLDTQLMVETGGGEHWFHVVCVPVFNDEGRIDGLLRTDRDISDIKRYENQLIQAQKMESLGLLAGGVAHEINTPLGIILGYAQLLQEDVEAGSQIHQDLAIIEKQTQVCKKIVADLLGFSRQTQSAKREMCFNNSVMEAVSLVRHTLELDKVEIVTQLDDRYPIIYGDPEKLKQVWINLLTNSRDAMGGQGGTILIRTRLDTPGGIVSLWVADNGSGIAEEALKKIFDPFFSTKAVDKGTGLGLSVSFGIIEDHGGDIHAASPVPEDFGFPPQARGGAEGGGTVFEVNLPLDHEGPDSGETEKE from the coding sequence ATGCGCTTCTTTCCCCGCCTCAGATTCCGCACCAAGCTCAACCTGGGCATGTCCGCCATCCTGGTGGGCATGGCCGTGCTGCTCCTGCCGCTCGTCGGCAGCATGAGCGCCAGTTCCCTGGTGGAGGAGAGCAAGAAGCGCGGCTCGGCCCTGGCCGAGGGGCTGTCCGTGCGCGCCGTGGACCCCATGCTCGCCCGCGACTTCCTGCGGCTCAAGAACATGGTCGACGAGCAGTCCACGGTGGAGGACGTCATCTACGCCTTTGTCCAGGACAAGAGCGGCTACGTCATGGTCCACACCTTCCAGAAGGGGTTCCCGGTGGACCTCATCGACGCCAACAAGGTGGCCACGGGCAAGTCCCTGAACATCCAGCTCCTGGCCGACGGCTCGCGGCGCATCTACGACTTCGCGGCCCCGGTCCTGGTCTCGGACGGGCGGCTCGGGACCGTGCGCATCGGCCTGTCCCAGTCGCGCATCCAGATGGCCGTGCAGCGCCAGCTGACCCTCATGGCCGGACTGTTCGCCGGGGCCCTGTTCCTGGCCACGTCGCTCGGCACGGTCTTCGCCCGGCGCGTGACCGCCCGGCTGGCCCTGCTGCGCTCCCACGCCGAGGACATGCTGACCGGCAACCTGGACACCATTTCCGGCCCCACCTGGGGCGTCCACTGCTGGGAGAAGCAGCAGTGCAACACCCCCCAGTGCCCGGCCTACGGCGAGACCCGGCGGCGCTGCTGGTACATTGCCGGGACCATGTGCCCGGACTGCAACAACGAGGGCAACTTCCAGTGCCGCCTGCAGTCCTGCCGCCATTGCCCGGTCTACCGCGAGAACGCGGGCGACGAGATTCAGGACCTGGCCGAGACCTTCGACGTCATGGCCATGACCCTCAAGAGCCACATCGGGGAGCTGCGCGACGCCGAGCGCAATCTGCGCGACCAGCAGCGGCTGACCCGGACCATCCTGGACGTCTCCCCGGACCGCGTCTCCCTGGTGGACGCGACCATGCGCTACCGGGGGTGCAACAAGAGCTTCGCCGAGTCCGTGGGCATGTCCCTGGCCGAGATCGAGGGCAAGACCGACTTCGACCTCTTTCCCGAGGCCGAGGCCGAAAAGCGCCACATGGCGGCCCGCGACATCCTCCAGTCCGGGCGGCGGCTGGACACCCAGCTCATGGTCGAGACCGGCGGCGGCGAGCACTGGTTCCACGTGGTCTGCGTGCCGGTCTTCAACGACGAGGGGCGCATCGACGGCCTGTTGCGGACCGACCGCGACATCTCGGACATCAAGCGCTACGAGAACCAGCTCATCCAGGCCCAGAAGATGGAGTCACTGGGGCTGCTCGCGGGCGGCGTGGCCCACGAGATCAACACCCCGCTCGGCATCATCCTGGGATACGCCCAGCTGTTGCAGGAGGACGTGGAGGCGGGCAGCCAGATCCACCAGGACCTGGCCATCATCGAGAAGCAGACCCAGGTCTGCAAGAAGATCGTGGCCGACCTGCTCGGCTTCTCCCGCCAGACCCAGTCCGCCAAGCGCGAGATGTGCTTCAACAACTCGGTCATGGAGGCGGTCTCCCTGGTGCGCCACACCCTGGAGCTCGACAAGGTGGAGATCGTCACCCAGCTCGACGACCGCTACCCGATCATCTACGGCGACCCCGAGAAGCTCAAGCAGGTCTGGATCAACCTGCTGACCAACTCGCGCGACGCCATGGGCGGCCAGGGCGGGACCATCCTCATCCGCACCCGGCTGGACACGCCGGGCGGCATCGTCTCCCTGTGGGTGGCCGACAACGGCTCGGGCATCGCCGAGGAGGCGCTCAAGAAGATTTTCGACCCGTTCTTCAGCACCAAGGCGGTGGACAAGGGTACCGGTCTGGGGCTGTCCGTCTCCTTCGGGATCATCGAGGACCACGGCGGCGATATCCACGCCGCCAGCCCTGTCCCCGAGGACTTCGGCTTCCCCCCCCAGGCGCGGGGCGGGGCCGAGGGCGGCGGAACGGTTTTTGAAGTGAACCTCCCGCTGGACCACGAGGGTCCGGACAGCGGGGAGACCGAAAAGGAGTAG
- a CDS encoding phosphate/phosphite/phosphonate ABC transporter substrate-binding protein, with protein MTMKKTRMTTWAVLLALLLPLVLASGCSDEKPVKVDLSKREDLVAPRMVDAITYAYLPQYSHTISYQRHRQLLEYLRKTTGLPLRQIFPDTFEEHVKMVERGEIDISYSNPFVYVRLAKAGAQAFARVIEPSGEPNFRGQIIARTDNAAINSIADCRGKRWIAVDPNSAGGYLFPLGLFIDHHIHLHDFETVDFAPGPGGKQEKVVLAVHAGVYDIGTIRKGTLDVVRNKIDLGSIRILAETRSYPGWVYAARKGLDPAIVDAVAKAMFALDTKTPEHQAILSVAGMQGIIPAEDADYDPVRELAEKLELDR; from the coding sequence ATGACCATGAAAAAAACCCGAATGACCACCTGGGCCGTCCTGCTCGCGCTCCTTCTTCCGCTGGTCCTGGCCTCCGGCTGCTCGGACGAGAAGCCGGTCAAGGTGGACCTGTCCAAGCGCGAGGACCTGGTGGCCCCGCGCATGGTGGACGCCATCACCTACGCCTACCTGCCGCAGTATTCCCACACCATCTCCTACCAGCGCCACCGGCAGCTGCTCGAATACCTGCGCAAGACCACCGGCCTGCCCCTGAGGCAGATATTCCCCGACACCTTCGAGGAGCACGTCAAGATGGTCGAGCGCGGGGAGATCGACATCTCCTATTCCAACCCGTTCGTCTACGTGCGTCTGGCCAAGGCCGGGGCCCAGGCCTTTGCCCGGGTCATCGAGCCCTCGGGCGAGCCGAACTTCCGGGGGCAGATCATCGCCCGCACGGACAACGCGGCCATCAACTCCATCGCCGACTGCCGGGGCAAGCGCTGGATCGCCGTGGACCCGAACTCCGCGGGCGGCTATCTCTTCCCCCTGGGGTTGTTCATCGACCACCATATCCATCTGCACGACTTCGAGACCGTGGACTTCGCGCCCGGCCCGGGCGGCAAGCAGGAGAAGGTCGTCCTGGCCGTGCACGCGGGCGTGTACGACATCGGGACCATCCGCAAGGGCACCCTGGACGTGGTCAGGAACAAGATCGACCTCGGCTCCATCCGCATCCTGGCCGAGACCCGCTCCTATCCCGGCTGGGTCTACGCGGCCCGCAAGGGCCTCGATCCGGCCATCGTGGACGCCGTGGCCAAGGCCATGTTCGCCCTGGACACGAAGACCCCGGAACACCAGGCCATCCTGAGCGTCGCGGGCATGCAGGGGATCATCCCGGCGGAGGACGCCGACTACGATCCGGTCAGGGAACTGGCCGAGAAACTCGAGTTGGACCGGTAG